From the genome of Lentilactobacillus buchneri, one region includes:
- a CDS encoding alpha/beta hydrolase — protein MSFMAKRFIKKFRAENYKKSVAHSFLKPNQKINIFRQSADQYKIRPVKNGQLVTIQPIQNPTSQILYFHGGAFTVPMNEDQLEMITKIATESNSLIQVADFPLLPKHSADEILQFTQAAFDLVIESELPTFIVADSAGAKIALQLLVDNPGKAAGSSFISPWLDTKLTSPAIAERADEDILLDLPTLQEIGRWFDQGATPEKWVDYTDADRLKGVGPVQIFYGENEMLVPCDLQFIEALQNAEGADPEVIAFKDGYHDYTLWFKLSETKKTFRRIAEFIKDQRGA, from the coding sequence ATGAGCTTTATGGCTAAACGGTTTATCAAGAAATTTAGGGCTGAAAACTACAAAAAAAGCGTCGCCCACAGCTTCTTGAAGCCTAATCAGAAGATCAATATTTTTCGTCAAAGTGCTGATCAGTACAAAATTCGTCCGGTCAAAAATGGCCAGTTGGTCACAATTCAACCAATTCAAAACCCCACCAGCCAGATTCTCTATTTCCATGGTGGGGCATTTACAGTGCCGATGAATGAAGACCAACTGGAAATGATTACCAAGATTGCCACAGAATCAAATAGTCTGATCCAAGTGGCTGATTTTCCACTGTTGCCTAAACACAGTGCAGACGAAATCTTACAATTTACCCAGGCAGCATTTGACTTGGTGATTGAGTCGGAACTGCCGACATTCATTGTTGCCGATTCGGCTGGGGCAAAGATTGCTTTGCAGCTGCTGGTGGATAATCCAGGAAAAGCAGCTGGCAGCAGTTTCATCTCGCCGTGGTTGGACACCAAGTTGACCAGCCCAGCGATTGCCGAGCGGGCTGATGAGGACATCTTATTGGATCTACCAACATTGCAGGAGATTGGCCGTTGGTTTGACCAAGGGGCCACGCCTGAAAAATGGGTCGATTATACCGATGCGGATCGATTAAAAGGAGTCGGCCCAGTTCAAATCTTCTATGGTGAAAATGAGATGCTGGTTCCCTGCGATCTTCAGTTCATTGAGGCATTACAGAATGCCGAGGGAGCCGATCCAGAAGTCATTGCCTTTAAGGATGGGTATCATGACTACACCCTTTGGTTCAAATTGTCCGAAACAAAAAAGACCTTTAGACGAATTGCTGAATTCATTAAAGATCAACGTGGTGCTTAA
- a CDS encoding YczE/YyaS/YitT family protein, translating to MAKMKDFKQRLYYLGLSIIINSAGNALAISSNLGSAVWTGSAVNLSKWVNIPLGTTLFIYGIIVTLSNQLLLGSFDRRRFFSNLLYTVPFSYLVALFTFIFNSLGVPAMDFYVRLILDIIGLYCVAMAVSMYARANLIMHPNDDLAYIIRFKYIHGSAVLSQWLSYIPPVVIISASYLFTGKLYAIGFGTIFALLFQGTMMKWSDTHAFPKLKHHVDL from the coding sequence ATGGCAAAAATGAAAGACTTCAAGCAGCGCCTTTATTACCTGGGGCTGTCAATTATTATTAACTCTGCGGGAAACGCCCTGGCAATTTCCTCCAACCTCGGAAGCGCGGTGTGGACCGGATCCGCTGTTAACCTTTCCAAATGGGTCAACATCCCCCTGGGAACGACGCTGTTTATCTACGGCATCATTGTTACTTTGAGCAATCAGTTACTACTGGGGTCCTTTGACCGCCGCCGGTTTTTCTCCAACCTGCTTTACACCGTGCCGTTCAGTTACCTGGTAGCGCTGTTCACATTCATCTTTAATTCACTAGGAGTCCCGGCAATGGACTTCTACGTCCGCCTCATTTTGGATATCATCGGCCTGTATTGCGTGGCAATGGCAGTTTCGATGTACGCCCGGGCCAACTTGATTATGCATCCCAACGACGACTTGGCATACATCATCCGTTTCAAATACATTCATGGCAGTGCCGTGTTATCCCAGTGGCTGAGCTACATTCCACCGGTCGTCATCATCTCGGCATCCTATTTATTTACCGGGAAACTTTATGCAATTGGTTTTGGAACCATCTTTGCCTTACTGTTCCAAGGCACAATGATGAAATGGTCCGACACCCATGCCTTCCCCAAGCTTAAGCACCACGTTGATCTTTAA
- the glpK gene encoding glycerol kinase GlpK, translated as MLTDRPKYVLSIDQGTTSTRAMIFDHSGRKVIEASKPVKQAIPHNGWVETDPNEIWTSVLNVISSAFIDAGIHPEDIEGIGIVNQRETTLIWDKETGEPIYNAIGWQSKQTAALARKLKNDGYSGMIHKKTGLIIDSYFSATKVRWILDHIDGAQERAEKGELMFGTVDTWLVWKLSGGEYHVTDYSNASRTMLFNIHTLQWDDDILKLLNIPKAMLPEVKTSSELYGTTKNYQFYGIEVPIAGIAGDQSAALIGQLAFEPGMIKNTYGDGAFIMMNTGSKPEISDDNLLTTIAYNFNGKVTYALEGSIFAAGTALSWLADSLQLIDNVPESRQAAMNSEDDDEVYVVPAFNGLGAPYWEQDVRGAVFGLTRGTTKDDFVKATLQSIAYGTKDIIQTMEKDTSMHIPELMADGGASRNSYLMQFQADILNIPIQRAADENTTAFGAAILAGLAVGFWKDIDEIKSLQEPGRTFTPNMEDSRRQKLYRGWQAAVQATRGYRVKI; from the coding sequence ATGTTAACAGACAGACCAAAATATGTTTTATCAATTGATCAAGGTACGACTTCGACTCGAGCAATGATTTTTGACCACAGCGGTCGGAAAGTTATTGAAGCTTCAAAGCCCGTTAAGCAGGCAATCCCACATAATGGCTGGGTTGAAACAGACCCCAATGAGATTTGGACATCCGTTTTGAATGTGATTTCTTCGGCGTTCATTGATGCCGGCATTCATCCAGAAGATATTGAGGGAATCGGCATCGTTAACCAACGTGAAACCACCCTTATTTGGGACAAGGAGACCGGTGAACCAATTTATAATGCAATTGGTTGGCAGTCTAAGCAAACCGCCGCTTTGGCCCGAAAATTAAAGAATGACGGCTATTCTGGTATGATTCACAAGAAGACCGGCTTGATTATTGACTCTTATTTCTCAGCAACCAAGGTCCGCTGGATTTTGGACCACATTGATGGTGCTCAAGAGCGTGCCGAAAAAGGTGAGTTGATGTTTGGAACGGTTGATACGTGGCTGGTTTGGAAACTTTCCGGTGGCGAGTATCACGTTACCGATTACTCAAACGCCAGTCGTACCATGCTGTTTAACATTCACACCCTGCAATGGGATGATGATATTTTAAAATTACTCAACATTCCAAAGGCCATGCTGCCAGAAGTGAAGACTTCCAGTGAACTATATGGGACGACGAAGAATTATCAATTCTATGGTATTGAAGTGCCAATCGCCGGGATTGCCGGTGACCAGTCGGCCGCTTTGATTGGGCAGCTGGCGTTTGAACCGGGCATGATTAAAAATACTTATGGTGATGGTGCCTTCATTATGATGAATACCGGCTCCAAACCAGAGATTTCAGATGATAACCTGCTGACGACGATTGCTTATAATTTCAACGGGAAAGTCACCTATGCGCTTGAAGGTTCAATTTTTGCTGCCGGAACTGCTTTGTCCTGGTTGGCAGACAGCCTGCAACTCATTGACAACGTTCCTGAATCCCGTCAGGCGGCTATGAATTCCGAAGACGACGATGAAGTCTATGTTGTCCCAGCATTCAACGGTTTAGGAGCCCCCTACTGGGAACAAGATGTTCGTGGGGCGGTCTTCGGCTTAACTCGCGGAACGACCAAGGACGACTTTGTGAAGGCAACCTTGCAGTCGATCGCATACGGTACCAAGGACATCATTCAGACCATGGAAAAAGATACCAGCATGCACATCCCTGAACTGATGGCTGACGGTGGCGCTTCACGGAACAGTTACCTGATGCAGTTCCAAGCTGATATTTTAAATATCCCAATCCAACGGGCGGCTGATGAGAACACCACTGCATTTGGTGCCGCCATCTTGGCTGGACTGGCAGTCGGTTTCTGGAAGGATATTGATGAAATCAAGAGCCTCCAAGAGCCGGGCCGAACTTTCACACCAAACATGGAAGATTCACGCCGACAAAAGCTGTATCGCGGCTGGCAGGCTGCTGTGCAGGCTACTCGGGGATATCGGGTTAAAATTTAG
- the rlmD gene encoding 23S rRNA (uracil(1939)-C(5))-methyltransferase RlmD has protein sequence MYNDNNTVHVNEGEQLTIEIKRMGINGEGIGYYERKLVFVPGALPTEKVIVEVTNDLNNFIRAKLVEILIKSKDRIQPVDDYANDVGGFELENLAYPKQLEFKRDVVRQSLEKYQPTGYRRFKLLPTIGMDDPTHYRNKATFQIRHDENGNTIAGLYKARSHDVVDLKTSALQYPLTMKVMRAIVTMIDELGIPAYDEEKNAGIIKTVVVRAAIATDQVQVTFITQSKKLLKKHQLLERIKAELPEVVSVMQNVNPGRTSLIWGDEMIHLAGRETITEVLNGLKFDLSARAFLQANPAMTSILYDEAFKALDLKGNEKLVDAYSGVGTIGLSVAKQVREVRGMDTIAEAVQDANANSVRNGIFNCLYEVGEAEELLPEWVDDGWTPTALIVDPPRTGLADSLIDTILDIVPKKFVYISCNPSTLAQDLVKLTEKYNVEYIQSVDLMPQTSRCECVVKFKKK, from the coding sequence ATGTATAACGATAATAATACGGTTCACGTTAACGAAGGTGAACAATTAACAATTGAAATTAAGCGAATGGGAATCAACGGCGAAGGCATCGGTTACTACGAACGCAAACTGGTTTTCGTTCCCGGTGCGCTCCCAACCGAAAAAGTCATCGTTGAAGTCACCAACGATTTAAATAACTTTATCCGGGCCAAGCTCGTCGAAATTTTGATCAAGAGCAAGGACCGGATTCAACCAGTGGACGACTACGCAAATGACGTTGGCGGTTTTGAGTTGGAAAATTTGGCCTACCCAAAGCAATTGGAGTTCAAACGAGACGTTGTCCGCCAGTCGCTGGAAAAATACCAGCCCACCGGTTATCGCCGCTTTAAGCTGCTGCCAACCATCGGTATGGATGATCCGACCCATTACCGGAACAAGGCGACATTCCAAATCCGTCACGACGAGAACGGCAACACGATTGCCGGCTTGTACAAAGCCCGCAGCCATGACGTTGTTGACCTCAAGACCTCAGCATTACAGTACCCACTGACGATGAAAGTCATGCGGGCAATTGTGACGATGATTGATGAACTGGGCATCCCCGCATATGACGAAGAGAAAAACGCCGGGATCATCAAAACCGTCGTTGTCCGAGCCGCCATCGCAACCGATCAAGTCCAGGTCACCTTTATCACTCAAAGCAAGAAACTGCTCAAGAAGCACCAGCTATTGGAACGCATCAAGGCGGAATTACCGGAAGTCGTTTCAGTCATGCAAAATGTTAATCCGGGCAGAACCTCACTGATTTGGGGCGATGAAATGATTCATCTGGCTGGTCGGGAAACCATCACAGAAGTGCTTAACGGCCTGAAGTTTGATTTATCCGCCCGGGCATTTCTCCAGGCCAACCCTGCAATGACCTCGATCCTTTATGATGAGGCCTTCAAAGCACTGGATCTCAAGGGCAACGAAAAATTGGTTGATGCCTATTCAGGTGTCGGGACCATCGGCCTTTCGGTGGCCAAGCAGGTCCGCGAAGTCCGCGGGATGGATACGATTGCCGAAGCGGTTCAAGACGCCAATGCCAATTCAGTGCGTAACGGCATCTTTAACTGTTTATACGAGGTCGGTGAAGCTGAGGAACTGCTTCCGGAGTGGGTTGACGACGGCTGGACTCCGACCGCATTAATCGTCGATCCCCCACGAACTGGTTTAGCGGATTCGCTGATTGACACCATTTTAGATATCGTGCCGAAGAAATTCGTCTACATTTCCTGTAACCCATCGACTTTGGCGCAGGATTTAGTAAAATTAACCGAGAAGTATAACGTTGAATATATTCAATCAGTGGATTTGATGCCGCAAACCTCCCGTTGTGAATGTGTTGTTAAATTCAAGAAAAAGTAA
- a CDS encoding aldo/keto reductase, which yields MSLTDTYTLYNGVKIPQVGFGTWQSANGDEAYHAVLAALNAGYRHIDTAAAYGNEESVGQAIKDSGVPREDLFVTTKLWNADHGYEKTKEAFGRSLEKLGLDYVNLYLIHWPNPVAFRDNWQEANAESWRAMEEFYAAGTAKAIGVSNFRPKHLDALLETAKVKPMVNQMFINPSDMQPAVVEYNDDHDILTEAYSPLGTGEIFKIPELATIGRKYDKTPAQVVLRWSLQHGFLPLPKSIHEKYIKENADIFDFNLSNTDMKTIDGFHGQAGLATDPDTATW from the coding sequence ATGTCATTAACAGATACGTACACCTTATATAACGGGGTCAAGATTCCCCAAGTCGGCTTTGGTACTTGGCAATCCGCCAATGGCGATGAGGCTTACCATGCCGTTTTAGCAGCTCTTAACGCCGGCTATCGCCACATTGACACAGCTGCAGCTTACGGCAACGAGGAAAGTGTCGGTCAAGCCATCAAAGATAGCGGCGTTCCCCGGGAAGATTTATTTGTGACAACCAAACTCTGGAATGCTGATCACGGTTATGAGAAGACCAAGGAAGCCTTTGGCCGATCCTTGGAAAAGTTGGGATTGGACTATGTCAATCTCTACTTGATTCATTGGCCCAATCCGGTTGCCTTTCGAGACAATTGGCAGGAAGCCAACGCTGAATCCTGGCGGGCCATGGAAGAATTTTATGCAGCCGGGACTGCCAAGGCAATTGGTGTTTCCAACTTCCGGCCAAAACATTTGGACGCATTGTTGGAAACGGCTAAGGTTAAGCCAATGGTTAACCAGATGTTCATCAATCCGTCGGACATGCAGCCGGCGGTCGTGGAATATAATGATGACCACGATATTTTGACCGAAGCTTACAGTCCTCTTGGAACCGGTGAAATTTTCAAGATTCCAGAATTGGCTACAATTGGTCGAAAGTATGACAAGACGCCGGCTCAGGTGGTTCTCCGCTGGTCACTGCAGCATGGATTCCTGCCGCTGCCAAAATCAATCCACGAGAAGTACATTAAAGAAAATGCCGATATCTTCGACTTTAACTTGTCAAATACCGATATGAAGACCATTGACGGCTTCCATGGTCAAGCAGGTTTGGCAACCGATCCTGATACTGCAACCTGGTAA
- a CDS encoding GNAT family N-acetyltransferase has translation MVKIRPIKQQDDFELAKIIRTILKSYGLDIPGTAYFDKELDHLSSFYGQKDDREYFVAVDDAGNVLGGNGIAEFDHANHVAELQKLYLTDSARGHHLSYRLLDTAVGFAKGAGYQTVYLETHHALKEAIHLYTEYGFTDLGHPLNNGEHSSMDKFFVLHI, from the coding sequence ATGGTAAAAATACGGCCGATTAAACAACAAGATGACTTCGAGCTGGCAAAAATTATTCGGACCATTTTAAAATCATACGGACTGGATATTCCGGGGACCGCGTATTTCGACAAAGAACTTGACCATTTGAGCAGCTTCTATGGCCAAAAGGATGACCGGGAATACTTCGTTGCTGTCGATGACGCCGGCAACGTCCTGGGTGGCAACGGCATCGCTGAGTTCGATCATGCCAATCATGTGGCCGAACTTCAGAAACTGTATTTAACTGACTCGGCCCGCGGCCACCATCTCAGCTACAGATTGTTGGACACAGCGGTCGGGTTTGCCAAGGGGGCCGGCTATCAGACGGTCTACCTGGAGACCCACCACGCTTTGAAAGAAGCAATTCACCTGTACACTGAATACGGCTTTACCGATTTGGGGCATCCCCTGAATAACGGTGAGCACTCCTCAATGGATAAATTCTTTGTACTTCATATTTGA
- a CDS encoding oxidoreductase: MDQRVAIVTGASSGIGMQIAKNLYRNGMEVYALARRVYAMNELDDLGIHTMHLDVTDHDEIDRVVSEIVAKTGRIDVLVNNAGIGSFGSVEEVTLTEGEYEFKVNVFGLVKMIQAVLPIMRKQHSGRIINMSSMAGKIGNMLLGSWYIGSKFAVEGISDSLRQELKPFGIDVAIIEPGAIQSEWKDGAMDRMMDASGSGPYAKLARRSAAFFAISYKFAAAPRVVARSVDRAVFSRRPKTRYAIGTGAKPAMLMKRFMPDKCLDAFFEALNKYAQQVVNRETGQNR; encoded by the coding sequence ATGGATCAAAGAGTTGCGATTGTGACGGGCGCTTCATCAGGAATCGGCATGCAGATTGCCAAGAACCTCTATCGAAACGGTATGGAAGTCTATGCACTGGCTCGCAGAGTGTATGCGATGAACGAGCTGGATGATTTGGGTATCCACACCATGCATTTGGATGTTACCGACCACGATGAAATCGATCGGGTCGTCAGTGAGATCGTCGCCAAAACCGGCCGGATTGATGTCTTAGTCAATAACGCCGGCATCGGATCGTTTGGCTCGGTTGAAGAAGTCACCTTGACGGAAGGCGAGTACGAATTCAAAGTCAACGTCTTCGGTTTAGTCAAAATGATTCAAGCGGTCCTGCCGATCATGCGAAAGCAGCATAGCGGCCGGATTATCAACATGTCATCCATGGCCGGCAAGATTGGCAACATGCTCTTGGGCAGCTGGTACATCGGCTCCAAATTCGCAGTGGAGGGGATCAGTGATTCGCTGCGACAGGAATTGAAACCATTTGGCATTGACGTGGCAATCATCGAACCCGGTGCGATTCAGTCCGAGTGGAAGGATGGTGCCATGGACCGGATGATGGATGCGTCTGGCAGCGGTCCCTATGCCAAATTGGCCCGGCGATCGGCGGCTTTCTTTGCGATTTCCTACAAGTTTGCTGCAGCCCCGAGGGTAGTGGCCAGATCTGTCGACCGGGCAGTCTTTTCCAGACGACCGAAGACCAGGTATGCGATTGGAACGGGCGCTAAACCGGCAATGTTAATGAAGCGCTTCATGCCGGACAAGTGCCTGGACGCCTTCTTTGAGGCCTTGAATAAGTACGCTCAGCAAGTTGTCAACCGAGAAACGGGTCAAAACAGATAG